cacacacacacattgtaAGGTACATATAGAATATTGTTTTCTGCATGTAGGCGTAAAATACGTGGGCTCACTTCATGGGTAGGTGGCATTGTGTTGAGTAAAGTGCCATGGtgttggctggttggttggttggttggtttgttGGCAGGATGGGGATTTACGTTTGGGCGGAAAGGTAATGAGGACACACAGAGGAGTCTGGTCCGAGCTAGCTATAACTTAAAATCGGGGTCAAATGATAAATGTTAGTGCCAAACAATGAGAATAAAATTTCCTCTAACATAAATTAACATAATTcgcttttaaaattttataattgttCAGCCGAAAACACACTGAGCaaaacacttaaaaaaaatgtatcttGTAATAAAAAGATAGTCCATTTATCTATGTATGGTGCATTACAATTTGATTGAATTATAATTAGTTAAGGAATTAATTTCATTCTTCTTTGAAAATTGTCCGTGCGTTTTATATCAAAGATAATTTAGCTGTGAAAGCACAAATAATTATTTGAAATGGAATAAACTAACGATTTAATTGTATTGACAAATGTATTTTATTGTTAATCGATTATTGGCTTAAAAATTCGCCTGATGGtttacaacatttttgttcacacgcttcaaaaaaaaattatttttcaaaatccCCCTATCCCAGTTTAAGCTACAAAGGacacaaaacagaaaaagccAAACcactttaaaaactttaaaaaacaaatgaaagcGTAAAAAGAGGTTTTACCTACTTGTAAAaatgaatttgatttttgggCCCATTCGACACTTGCACACAAACGCAGTGAAAGGTCCACTGAAACTTCTCAAAATCCAGACGAGccaaattttttaattctCCTTTTCAAAATCCGGAAAAGAGAAACAGATAAACTACCCACTTGTTCATACTActctttctttaatcctaaaTACAAATGCTTAATTTTGGTGCTGCTAAAAGTCTTTTTAAATGGCTTTTAAGTAACATTTGGCTAACAGATAGAttctaatatttttaaaattggacaaaattcaaaataataatttgattaatccatgatttttatttttcttcgaTTGATcgtaataaaatttaaacaaatgagTATTCGTATAATCGCGCACATTGGATTAGTTCAATAATCGATTAAtgatttttgtttgccatCATTAACTCTCTACGGCTTTAAAGTGCCTCAAGATACATATCgatattatataaaatcatGAATGCTGACCATTTGTTTAATCATTTGGAATATTAATTTAGGTTAAATGTTGTAAGagttaaaatattttggtGATTTCTTTGTTTTAAGAATTAATATCAACGGATGACTATTTTATTGtcagattaaaaaaaatacacgTCCATCGCCGTGAGCTCTACAAAGAGGAAGGGACTATCAGAGTTGTCTCTTCCTTTGTCATCGATATCACAGCGTTGATATCGATATTACTTAATCgctatgtatataatatataaacaatagggttattttgtatatgtattagaTTAGAGTGATTATTAAGGTAAGTACATAAAGATTATTTTATGATTACACTAGGGGAACTATATGTAGCCTACTACAATGTAAAGTTTCATTTGATTattgccatctttaataaattttgtaaattttgaaACTAATATTATTCTTTAAATTATATGACAATCGATTAAAAACTCACGAGGCTTAGAGGGCTAATCAAAAGTGTTATCCCAAATTGTCAGAGTAAAAATGGTACTTTGATCAGTCCAATGCATTTccttttgtctttttttgcTAATGTTGGgcctttgttttgtttttctgttttggtgGCCATAAATACATAGCATTAAGTTTTCTGATTTTGATCTTGTTAAGTAATTTTCTCTCAGTGTTCATAACACTCTGCTAAACTGAAATGCCACTCGCGGTGTCGGTTTTGTTGGTGTTTGTGCTGGGTAATTTTGCATGCAAATAACTGGAAATTAGTGTAAGTGCTCACTGACAtgccagccagccaaccaaccaaccagccagccagtcaacCAAGCAGCCAACGAAGCAGCAAACGCAATCGGAACAGGAGCTACCTAGAGCTAAGAAGTAAAGGAGAAGAAGGACATGGCAAACGGCAGCGACAAAGATAAACAGACGATGGCGGAATAAAGTGGCAAGCGCTTAGCCTAACGGCTCTGTCTATGAcgttgtgcgtgtgtgtgtgtgtgtgtgtgtgtgtatgtggttAGTTGGTGGGCGAACTATGCCACTGGAGCATCTACTATCTGCCATATTGGTTGTTAGCTGCCTTGCAGAATGGCTGATTGCTGCTTAGCTTTACTTTTGCTCAGCTCTTTCAACGCTTTAAAATTCCCATTAAAATGCAATGAGCtctaaaaacaaaacgttTTATGCGAGCGGCTTAGCTCAAGCCTGCTACAGTGCACTGAGATATAAGCGGATAAGTATGTAGTGCAATTCCAGGTAAAGTGAATGGGGCCCATAGAGGGGTGGCTTGTGAATGCTATCTATTGCATCATTGAAACTTGTGCCGAGCCAATTAAGGAATATTACAAACATTAAATTTCTCTAATGAGTATAATATGATTACAAACGGATATTCAACGTTAAGTAGTTATAAGTAGCAACATTCAACATTTTTACACTGACCTTCATTCAATTACTTATTAACAAGTTTCCATGCATCAAAGAGTCCTGCAAGTCCTTATTATCTAAATCCGGCTATTGAAAtgtgaaaagaaagaaataaagaaagaaataaggAAAGAAATAAGGAAATAAATCAGTAGTCAAATGAATAGCCggcttataaattttaattcaagtATTCCTTCTTCAATTGGTTCAGAGTTAATTTATGTAAATAGAaaacaatattattaatataattaACATTTTATTCATATTTCAAAAACTAGTCGAAATTGCTTAGTTGGGagaatgaaatttttattaaagcCACTTTAAAATTTCATATCTTTCATGGACCAGTAATGAGCAAAAGCCATCgtggcgtatgagtaataatttgtaatatctaatttggtttgctttctattttaaaaaaacttttttaccGGGTTCAGTCTGAACTCTAGTCaacttttttaaacaaaaataaaaatattcctcaaaaataaatcaaaaagatAATACATTAACTTTAAATATACTTCAATTGGTTCCAAAGCGAATTATTTAAGTTCCACTTTAATGGCGTAGATTTGGGCTTTAAATGATTCTTTTTTTCCCACTATTAGCATCAATAGTAAAATTCTTATAGAATGTTAAGAACGTTgtgttttttacaattttttattattgccaTATCGATAGTACCATCCGATAAGTTTGCCATCAATTTGATAGCCCAAATAAATGCCGtgaataaaaagaattttgtcATCTCGCCAACGTTAGTGGCTCAAGCACtaaatcatctttattttggTGGTGCTGCGGACAGGGAATTGGCCAAAGTGTTGAGCCTAGGCAATGAAAAGGCCACAAAAGTTATCAAAAAGTACAAGCAGCAACATGACAAAGCCATCGGAGCCAATTTTAAAATAGCCAATCAATTGTATGTCCCAATGAATATAAGAATTTCGAGAAAATTTAAACGATTAAGCAGAGATATGAGAGTGGATGTGAGTCAAGTTGATTTCGAAAATGGCAATGAAACTACCTTAGAAATTGAGACGCGAATTGGTCAACAACTATCACGAAAATTACACCACCTGATTCAATTGAGTGATCTTTCGAACGTGTCAACGAGCCTCTTGTCCGTAAGCAGTATGTACTTTAATGGCATTTGGAAGAATGCGTTTACATCGGAATGGAAGAGTCAGTTTACGGCGGTACCTACACATGGGCCAGCGTCTGTTGTCTATGTTCCAACGATGTTTGCTGCTGGAAGATTTCAAATATTCCATGACCAAAGTGCTCAAGGTATTTTCATACcattgaaaaatacaaaaattggtATGCTCGTTATTTTACCGCGATTGGGTAAATCAACGACATATGTTTTGCAGAATCTGGAAAAGTATTATAACAGTAAATTGGATCCACCCAGACAAATGAATCTGTTTATACCCAAGTTTCGAATAAGATTTGCCACTGGAATGAAACGTATCCTTCAAAGTCTTGGCATCTATCAACTATTTAGGGGCAAGAATTATGGAAAAACTTTGAGAAGTGACCACATGGTGGGAGTAAATGAGTTTAGAACTTTGAATATAATAGACATCAAGCCTAAACGATCACTAAGTATGTCTAATTCAAGACTTCATTTTACTGATCAATAACGTCAATGTATTTTCAGTTCAAATTGAGGATCCAGATGAAGATGAGGATAGTGTTACATTTAAAGTCGATCGACCATTTGTATTTCTTATCAAAGATGAGCATACAATTTATTCTGCCGGACGTATTGAGGGTGAGGAAAGCTTTATTTCAtcaaaaacaattgaaaacgATGAAACGGAAAACATAAGCTATGAAAATGATGCCTTATAAGCATGCATAAACTGTAACCAATTGAAGATTCTATACCAAAAGTTTCAGTCCATGGCACATTAcaatacaaaattaaaacccacacatataaacataaatcCATCTGTATTTCATTTCGAATGTTCAAATTTCATTCGTTACTTGATGtttgatttaacttttcgCCTATGGCATTTATGGATAATGCCGGTCCAGTTGATCAactactaaaaaaaaaagactttaAATTTGGCTAATACTAGGTTTGTCCTGACTATGATCGATTATACATAGTGGCTAGTTCTTactagattttttttttcttataaacAGTAATTAGTTAAAGGATCTCACAAGAAAAGCAAATGGCTGACTTTCAGATATCAAAAGCTGCCTGAGTAATAAACATCACATTAAAGTGTTTAAACATTGAACCATAACGAACATTTATTATCTATCGCCTGACATTTAGGTACTCTAAATAAGGGGAGTCATTCTCTCAAACCTCTCAATGGATAAATCACTTTGAATCGATGTGAAAAAATCATTAGTCACGCACTAAAATCAAGGTATACCCAccataaaatatatgaaaGCCAACAAATTCGTCACCTTCAATGCGAAATAGTCGCATGGCATATTGTTACCCTTTGGAAATTTAGAACTCACGAATGTAAATAAAGTATTCAATAGTATTTCAATATGCTACTTGGCAACTAGAAgtcttcttttatttatttattagctATTGTTTCCAGTTGCACTTGAAAATCCAGTTAATTTAGATGATGAAATGTGTTTATATTGAACTCGCTAAAGTAACTTAGCTCTAACTAAAACACACATCTGAagaggcaaaagaaaaaaaaggagcaaaGTTGCTGTGTCGAATAGAATTCGTCAAACAATTAGTTCTATGCATGATTAATTATTAAGCAAgttaagaaaagaaagaacCGAAATCAGTTAGTCGATTTATAATGTTGAAAGTTTATAGAAGTATTGCAATTTGTTTGCTTATTGTCTATCCCATATTAAGCGATAGATTTGCAATAGatctaattaaaaaattcaattctTATCGAAGAGGTAACTTTGTGATCTCTCCTCTGGCGGTTAATCATGCGCTGGTGCAATTGTATCTGGCAAATCAAGAGAATGTCGATATGGAATTACAAAAAGTTCTTTATGTCAAAGATAATGATCGTGCGACAATTGTAAAAAATTTTCGAGATTTTTATGCCAGGGCCATGTCGGCTGAATTTCAAGATTCCACACGTTTGTATGTGTCAAAGAAACTAAAAACCGCAAGTAAATATGAACAATTGATCAAGAGAATCAATGCAAGTCTGGAGAGTATTGATTTTGGTAATAAAGAGAAAGCAATTCTGGAAATGAGTATGTGGCTATCGCAAACGATGAATAGAAATTATAGTACCATAATGCGTGAAAGTGAGGTGTCGAGTACAACCGATTTGGTATCGATAAGTGGTGTATCCTGTAAGCCCAATTGGAAGTATCCATTCTTCTCACGTTGGAAGAAACCCTTCAAGATGAGACAAGCGATTGGTAAACCGTATGTGGAATATGTCAATACAATGTATACCACGGCGAATTTCGCAACATTCGATGAAAAGGACGCGCGTGGCATATTCATACCATTGCAAAGAACATCGGTGGGAATGCTGGTAATTGTGCCCAAGAAGCGAGGATATCCGAGAAAAATCATGCAAAATATTGGCAATTATTTCAATATGAAATTGAAACCAGAGCAAAAGCTGAGTTTGTTCTTGCCAATGTTTAGAATAATCCTTGGCACCGAATTGAGCGGTGTATTAAAAACTATGGGACTAAAGCAACTTTTTGAAGGTTTTAAATATACTGAAGCTTTTGGTAGCCAAGAACCTCTTACTGTGGAGAAGTTCAAGTCGAAAACAGTTATCGAAGTCAATGCTGACAGGGAATTGAGTAAGAATTATTCaagcaaaatgaaaaccaaaaagaatGCTAATCCAAATAATAATTCACAGTTGAAATTGAAGATCCTGCTGAAGAAGATGACATTATCTTTGAGGTGAATCGGCCCTTTGTGTTCCTCATTAAGGATAGAACTCGCATCTATGCAGCTGGACGTGTGAATACTTTAACTAATTTGGTTATTtaatttctcttttgtttCAGTGAATTACCGGTTTATTAATTTTCGAGAGAGAAttagttaaatttaattaaaaaatgaaaagaactAAGCCAACTCAACTGGAATCCATACAAACTAAGGGggcagaaacaaaaaaaaaaaaataataatttttgtttatccacaaagaaaagaaaagagagacagagagacagagataaagagagagagagtgagagagaaccACAGAGAATTTCCCAGTTGGCATTGTTTACAACGTTGCTGCGCATATTAATTGCCTGTTTAAGGCAAATTAAGGCCACAAAAGGACGTTAGCATCAACGCGGTGTCCTTTTCCCGCCTGCACCTTCATCTCCCTTTGGCCCTTCCTACCTTCTCACTGTGTCCGTTCACTTACCCTTAAATTACAACCACTTTGCGGTGCCAAATGAAGCCAAATGCTGACAATTGCATGGCGTAAACGCCACGAGACGGGGAccttttttcccatttttttttcgtggtTTTTGTTAGCttccttttgcttttcttgCCACAAACTGCAAGTTGCATAAATTATAAGCAAAAGCGAAATTTGTTAGTATGtacaataaagaaaaaacgacGATGGGGGCCAAACACAGCGtgaccaaaaaaagaaaccaaaaaaccaattcCAAATCCAATGTTGGTTGGTCACTAAAAGGTTGCAGGGCGTCCTAAAGGCAGGAAGTCCTGCGAGTGCAGTACATTGATTTTTACTCGGCGAATAGAGAATTGCCAGTGAAGACCATCATCAGGAAGAATTCTataccttttcttttttagacATCAATTTATCCATGTGATGTTCAATACCAATTCAAAACTGGATTAAATGTTCAATTGATTATCTTTTTCCAAGGCTGAATAGTGTTCAGTTACTAAAAACATTCCACACAAAACATTTTCAACTCGAAAATAAAcaagaaagacaaaaaactaTTACTATTCGAGACCTTTAAACACTTTCTTTTATACCTAGAAAATATTGATTCCAGTTTGTTGAAATATGTTGCTTTTGGTGACTAATTGCAGGCACTTTTCAGAACATACATAGATTCAATATAGTTAATTCCCAGTCAAAGGTCCATACGCTCCGTGGCACACATATGCCATATTACTCATACGCTCCGTTTGGCCGCACAATCATTAAAGTGCATTACACTGCTGGGGAGTAGTACTACATTTTAttggttaaaataaaaaccgaTGGCGCCTACTTGCAACCATATGTTTGCACCGGGGTGAATGCTAAAGCATGGAGCATGGGACATGGTACATGGAACATGGAACATGGAGCATGTCGAGATTGCCACGTAGacattgcaaaatgcaacagAGTGCAACGAGCATGTCGACTGTCGACCAGCCAAATGACGTCCACCATTCGGGCTTTGGCATGCATGGGCAGGCATTTCAAGTATGCGCAAATTAAATTTCCTCACAAAAAGCTGGAATGGCAAATGGTtttcatacacaaacacacacaaacacacacacacacgtacatatAGAACAAGGTCAAACAGTCATCTGCAGCAAAGTAGTAAAAGGAGGAGGAGATGCAATTTGTTTCAACAAGGCCCAGAAATTGAAAcaagtacaaaaaaaacactcacAAGCAAAatcacacagagacacacacacacacaaccatacaattttcaattaagtTAAGGTGAAAAATTTAGCACCTAGAAAAAGCAAACAGAAATAAGaacacaaaacaaatcaaaagtaaagaaaagaGGGAGAAagatagagtgagagagtgAGTCGTCCttttaatgatttttcttGCATGAAAAGTCAAATAAACTTGATGAGcacaaatgaaaacaattaaaaagctAGATAGTTTCTACTTCTTaacaaaactttttgcttcactttctctctctctctctctttctgactCTCTGTCTCGCATTTGATgttcctttcttttttgtctaTCTATCGGCAAGCCAacttaattgaattgaatggcAAAGTGCAGTCAAGTGCAAGAAGTTGCTCAATATGGCAAATGGATTTTAATGCTACTCTATATGACCTGCTTGCACTTTGGCAATAGAATTGAGGAGTGtcaatggaaatggaaatggcaaTGGCTGAGGATGATGGTTAAATGGAGCTGACTCTCCGCCTGCCATTCAGCATTAGCGTGTCAAAATGGCATAAacttaaatcaaattttagcCCATTATGCTCTTGCTCCCAAAGACATGACGGGGCACAATTCTTGTTGAAGGCAGCTaccaaaagaaataaataaaaaggtaaaaggaaaaccgaaaaaaaaaaacgataacGACAAAAGCATAAGAAAAGGTAAAAGGTCTATGGATATTTCACATTGACTTTCTTAGAGGGGCGGCATAAGCAAATTGTTTGTCCTAAAGATTTCACAGCCAGTTGAACTTACTTTCCCCTTTTATTTAAGGTTTTcatatcaaatatttaaagaaaacGTTTCTTTATTGTGCTTACATTGATGATTGACAAAGAGATAACTtgccaaatttatttatttagatttaaattaaatttaaacaagtTTAATCTTTTTCTATTGTTTGATTTTTCTCCATTGACTTAAATGGCCAAGTTCAATGCAAAGTGCCCTTAAAAAGTCACTTTATGATTGCATGCAGTGGCTACAAAAGTTACAAAGTTGTTTGAATTCAAGCGATTAGTCATTTATGAGTCATTTGAAGGTCAGCCAAGTGCATCATCAAAGAAGTTTAATTAGAACAATTGCTGAATGGAATTGAAACTAATCTTTGTCTCCATTGTGATTCTAGTGATATTGAATTTTCAGATTATATTGATAAGGATAAAGATTAACCGAATTTACATAGCTTCTCTTAATAAGCCAGTAAGTTTAATGGATTTAGCTTTGGTTTACGCTCTTTTTTTATCGTTGCTCATTCACATTTTAACTTAAGTGCCTATAAATTGCTAAGAAAATTGATTACTCTGGTAACAACCCTCGCCAACTGTTGACTCTGAGGACGACCTGAGAAAAACCGTATTCCTTTGTGTTTGGTTTTGCCGTTTTccattttgtgttgttgtttttttcttatttttattgaatttccACACGAGACTATGTAGGTTGGTTTACGTCTGGTTGAAGCTCATATTTTAGTCTCTTTCCACTTCTTAATAGCCGTGGCAAGTTTAACACATTGACATTTAGCTTATTAGCACAAGCATATCGAAAGGACTTAAAGACCTGGAAAGGGTCCGGTACGGTGatagaaaaagagaaacagaaacagaaacacgGTTGAAGGTTATTTAACTAATGGACTGAGCATTAAATATAATATGCTCATTATACACATCACTTCGATAATATACATTTAATCGATAACGACAACAGCGATATTCGAGTACATAAATCAATGTGGACACAGACATCGTTATGCGATATTACACTTGTATTATTTcgttatttcttttttccgGCCATTGACTTTATCTGGTTCATCTGTATCGTGTGGctatacattttgttgttcggtttcacttttcttttcaattatAAACTAATTTAAAAGTGAAAAGCTACCCACTAAACATAAGTTGAACTTTTCTTTTCCCCATCACGGAAAATACGTGCCTGTCTTTGAACATAagtttttgcttgtttttttcgtcgtcttcgtcttcttcttcttcgtctttTTTGGCAACCACAGAAAGTGGCTTGTCTGCCACGCATAGAAATTGAGTTGCCCCCACAATTGTTGGGttccgctgctgctgctgctgctgctggtctTGCTACTGTTCCTGTTGTAGTTGCTATTGTTGTGGCCACAAAATGGTTGGCGCACAACAACACTTAAGTTTAAGTGACTACTCGAGACTTTTGTGAGACGACAACCAAcatcataatgatgatgaagatgataatcatgatgatgataatgatgatgatgatgatgatgatgaggatgaggatgaggatggtAGTAACGGCGCGAACGAGTGGACAGAAGGGCCAGAGGTATATACAAAAACTCAACTGCGTGACCGGAAAGTGTTTGGCATTTCCGGTTGCCACAGCCACCGCACCATCagcaatagcaatagcaacaacagctGGCGGAAGTTTTGCCGCGTagacaataataacaacaactacaacaagtACAATAACAACTTTTCGCAAGCACCTGAATGTGAAGAACTCTACACACTGCCTTTAATACTCtatcaaaattattataattaaactGCTTGAGACCCTAAAATCTCCtcttaataataaatatagcATGAAACCAATTTCACATCTTGTCTTTTTAAGTTAGAGCAAATATATAGAAAGGatgcccaaaaaagtatgctacacaTTGTTGCCACAGAGATAAAATGACAACAACTTTTGCGAAAtacaattaatttatttaaaagtttgCGAAACAAGTAAATCTAGTTATCCATTTATAAATAGAACATCAAAGTGGTATATAGTCTGGCCTAAAACGAAAATGTTTCAACATAAACTTGAGGGGAAAACTTTTTAGTAGCATTTCTGTTTATCAACTTTTCGTGTTGATATTTTTTGAAGgaattt
The sequence above is a segment of the Drosophila willistoni isolate 14030-0811.24 chromosome XR unlocalized genomic scaffold, UCI_dwil_1.1 Seg143, whole genome shotgun sequence genome. Coding sequences within it:
- the LOC6645570 gene encoding accessory gland protein Acp76A, which gives rise to MSNSTMGMGAPPPGSLMHGGSNGGGVGGGGPPGANVYGNGNNGGVSGVGGVGGGGQSTAPGSVIDSRAVSVVQQRAPNTTITCQRQELCTKTAKGSQCGDNDDDDDDDDDDGDGYDGFDGDHDNGLLLGAANIPSDKFAINLIAQINAVNKKNFVISPTLVAQALNHLYFGGAADRELAKVLSLGNEKATKVIKKYKQQHDKAIGANFKIANQLYVPMNIRISRKFKRLSRDMRVDVSQVDFENGNETTLEIETRIGQQLSRKLHHLIQLSDLSNVSTSLLSVSSMYFNGIWKNAFTSEWKSQFTAVPTHGPASVVYVPTMFAAGRFQIFHDQSAQGIFIPLKNTKIGMLVILPRLGKSTTYVLQNLEKYYNSKLDPPRQMNLFIPKFRIRFATGMKRILQSLGIYQLFRGKNYGKTLRSDHMVGVNEFRTLNIIDIKPKRSLIQIEDPDEDEDSVTFKVDRPFVFLIKDEHTIYSAGRIEGEESFISSKTIENDETENISYENDAL
- the LOC124460633 gene encoding accessory gland protein Acp76A-like, producing MLKVYRSIAICLLIVYPILSDRFAIDLIKKFNSYRRGNFVISPLAVNHALVQLYLANQENVDMELQKVLYVKDNDRATIVKNFRDFYARAMSAEFQDSTRLYVSKKLKTASKYEQLIKRINASLESIDFGNKEKAILEMSMWLSQTMNRNYSTIMRESEVSSTTDLVSISGVSCKPNWKYPFFSRWKKPFKMRQAIGKPYVEYVNTMYTTANFATFDEKDARGIFIPLQRTSVGMLVIVPKKRGYPRKIMQNIGNYFNMKLKPEQKLSLFLPMFRIILGTELSGVLKTMGLKQLFEGFKYTEAFGSQEPLTVEKFKSKTVIEVNADRELIEIEDPAEEDDIIFEVNRPFVFLIKDRTRIYAAGRVNTLTNLVI